TTTTCTGGACAAGTTCCCGGGTAAATTCCACGTCTTTCGAGTATAAATAATACCTTCGCGTTACTCTGCTGTGCGAAGATAAAATCTCTATCTGGTCAGATCCTCTATCTACTGGTCTTACAGTTAACGAGTAAATGATATCGGGCTTTCTACGATGATCCTCAACGACCAATTCAGATAATTGTTGCAAGAAAAGAAATGACTCTAACTCACCACTGACAATCTTTACAAGTTCATCTGCAATAATGTCAATGCTTTCAGATTCTGTAAAGGTAATTTTAAGTCGGGTACCTTTTCCATCTTGAGTCAATGAAGAGCCATTCAAGGGATGTGGGACAATACACTCGTCTTTGTTCAAAATGAAGTGCCAGGGAGGACTGTCAATCTCAACAGAGGATGCCAGAGCAAACACCGATTTAAATCCGATTCCCTTTTCTCCAATAAATCCATGAGAAAATCTGTTTGCTTGAATTTTTGTAGATGATCCCGTATCGGTAATAGCAATAATATCTTCAACAGAAAAACCATCTTCGTTATATTGAATTGTTATTCCAGAGGTTTCGATAATAAAACGTATTTTTGGATTTTTTTCGGCATATTGCGCATCATCTGCATTTTGTATCAGTTCGAGTAAGAAGTGTTTTCTATCCTGGTACGCAGTGTCACTGAGAATATTTAGACTATTTCTGTAACCCGGAATTTCCCAATCGTAATGTTTCCTTAAATAACGAAGTTTTTCCTGTGCCTTGGAAGGAGGCAGAGTTCGTATCTGTTGTAGCAATTCATTCCTTTCCTGTTTGATATTCGTCGCCATTTGTAGACTCCTTTTATTGATTAACCCTTAGTGAAGCAATGGCAACCAGCCTCAAGGTCATTACCAGATCGTCCTGATTTCGAATTTTTTGTATAAATTCTTCCCTTTTTTTTCTTACATTCTCCTTTTGCGACTCAATCAAACGAATAAATTTTGAACTTGGCTCTTTCCCATCGCTAATGACCTTTTTATAATGCTCATGAATTCGGCTGTTGAGTTGGATTATACGTGATTCGGTTGTTTTATCGATTGAATTTATACGTGATTGAATTCTATAGGCATTCCTGTCTTTCAACTCTCTCATTTCTATTTCAATCTGTGATTCAAGATCAATTTGTGCAGTCTCGATTGCCTCTCTTGGATTGATTGATGTTACTCGATGGTCCGAAGGAAGTACATTTTTCGCTAATAATCTTGAAAATGTTCGATAGTCACATTTAACACAAGTTCTGTTATTGACATCTACCGGTACAGCCGAGAGAGTGATTTCTGTTGTAAAACCTTCTAGCATTACTTCAAAAAAAGGAACAAAGTAATCTCCAGGACTCAATCCAATATTGTTAGATTCTCCAGAGATCGAAAAGACTCTGGGGATTTTTTCACTTTTTTCCAATTCCTGCAGCAAAAATTTGATCCAGAATCCACATGGTGGAAGAAAAACGGCCTGGTTTCTTTGAATAGCAACTGTACCATTGAATACAACCTCAATTGGATAATTCAGTTCCATTATTCGAGATAATTCCACAAAACTCCCTTCAGAACCAGGTTTTCGGCAATATTGCTCCAGTTGTGTGACAACCTGTTTGGATAGAGTGATATAGCCAGAACTTTCATCAATTTCGTTGAAATCACACTTATCCCATGAATGTAGACATTTTTTTGTCAGCCAAAGTGCATCTATTGGTTGAATGAACTCTGTGCCCGAATCAAGATTCTGAATTATCTGAGCAAATTTGTCTTCTCCCATCAATTCGATCCGATTCTGCTCAAATTTTTCCATCTCAAGTTTTGCATGCTCGACTGCAATTTCAATCTCTTGAATCCGTCGCTGTAACTGTTCTTCTGAAAGCGCTCCATTAATAATTTCATTCTGAAGATCTGCAAGTTTTGTTCCCAATATGGGTTCTAAAGCGCCGACGCTCTCTTCAACTAAATTTATTCGTTCATAGAGTGCTGAATATATGTTTTCATCAATGCTATCCTGAATATACATGCTAGCGACGAAGATCTTGTCCCCTTTTTGTCCAAAACGATCGATTCTTCCTATTCTTTGTTCAATTCTCATTGGATTATAGGGAAGATCATAATTGATGATTGTCTGACAGAACTGGAAGTCCAGACCTTCTCCACCTACTTCGCTGGATAAAAGGATCTCAAACTCCTCTTTTTCGAAGGACTCCATTATTTGATAACGTGTCTGGTTATTGCCATCTGGATAACTCGGAGTATCTCCATAAATTAATCCAACACTATAACCGTCCTCTGCAAGCCTTTTTTGGAGATACTTCAATGTTCTTACAAAAAAGGAGAAAACAATTATTTGAGGATTTACATGTGTTTGTTGAATTTTTTCGATGAGCTTACGAAATTCATCATATTTTGTATCAATGCCTTCAATTCTTTCTGCTTCAGAACGTAATTGGATTAAGCAATTCCTTAAATCTGGTGTAAGAGATGTTTCATTCAATCCTTGATCATCATCAGGGTCGTCCTCACTCGCAGAATTATCAATAAGCATTGAATTATTTACAATACACCAATTCAGGTACTCTTTCATTGCTGGGATGCAGCTGCTTGCCATTCTGCGTGGAATATTGGTAATAAAACCTAGAGCCGCTGGGTCCCCTCCTCTTTCGAGATACATCTTTTTGGATAATTCGATAACTCCATTGTGAAATTTCGTTTCTTCAGGAGTCAATTTAATTGGAATATTTATCGGTTCTCGGATAACACGGTGGTTGAGTGCCTCTCGTTTCAATGTCCGAGTGAATGAATTATCTAAAGGACTTAAATTACCCAAAATTCTATCAAAATTGGCAATTTCCTCTGAATTTAGTAATCCTCCATTTAATAGCCTTTTTTCAAATTTTTTAACCCCAGGATGATTGGAAATTGCTTCTCCAAGGATTCCAGATTTCATTTCCAGGATTTCTTTCAATATTTTTGAATTTACACTCGCCGATCGTTCAACCAGAAGTCGACGACAGCGATTAATCGATTTTACAGGGGATAAAATAGCATTAAAGGTTTGAAAATCCGGGAACAGCGATGGATTCAGAATATTCAATTGATTAAAGAGATCCTCATCTCTTAGGTTGAGTGGCGTTGCAGAGAGCATTACCATCATTTCAGTCAAATTACTCAGCATACAGCCAATTTGATAACTCAATGTAGATGCGTTTCTTAGATGATGGGATTCGTCAATGATAACCATAGACCACAATGGCGTCTCTCTTGAAGTGTTTAACACTTGGAGATTCTTGAAATGAGTTTCATTGCGCAACAATGGTAGACTGACAATTGACCAGAACATACCATCCGGGATTATACCATCTTTCGCGTATTCAAAAAAGTTTCGAAGCGACTTGCTATCATGGAGATGAAATTGCAAATTAAAACGTTGTTTCATCTCTTTAACCCATTTTGGTCCTAAAGAGTGAGGGCACACGATTAGAATTGGAGATTTTCGATCGATTCGATTGCGGGATAAGAGTTCAATCAGGATAATACCGGTTTCTATTGTTTTACCAACACCAACTTCATCAGCGATGAATAATCGTCCATCTGAACCAGGGGCTACAAATTTGATCAGGGGTTTAAATTGGTACGGGTTGAATATTGTCTTGCTTGCAAGATAGCTATAATAATTGCCTTCTATAGGTTTTTTTAGACGGAACCAAGTCTGAAAAAGATGAAAATCATCACCATCTCCGATATCATCTGAATAGAATGATTGAATAATTTCATGCTCTTCATCAATAATTTTGGAAAGGAATTTTTCTTGAATCGCTTTTGTAGTTCCATCAAAAGTCACACGGTACCCAACAGAATTGTTCCGAATAATTACTTCGTTTACAGTACCAATTTTTTCGCTATTACCAATTTTAACGTTATCTCCTACTTTAAAAAGGGGTTTTATCATATTAGTTCCCATCTACGCTACGTAATTATCTTTTCCCAAATAAATATGCCGTTTTAATCAATTAAACAAAATAATATTCGAGAATAATAAAATTTTGGGGACGTCTTGAAAACGTCTCTATGATAAAGACGATATATTCACCTCAGTCTTTCAGAAAATTTCAATTTCACGAAAGAAGGAAAACATTCCTTTATCCTATTTTACCTAGGTCAATAATCCGAACATCAGGCCGCGCCTCAGTGAGGAGGGCGACCGTCTCCGGGTGACAGGTGAAGTACAGAACCTGCGTCTTACCAGCCAGGTCAGCGATCGCCTGACATCCCCTCCTCTTCCTCACCGGGTCGAAGTTCACCAGCACGTCATCGAAGACGACAGGGAGGACGGCATCGTGTTTGCTGAACTCAGTGATATAGCCGAACCGCAACGCAAGGTAGAGTTGTTGCGCCGTCCCAAGACTCAGGTCGGAGATTTCCTTCCTTTTTCCATTCCTCTCTTCAACGACGACGGCCTCGGCATCGATCGGCCGGTAAATCTTCTGGTAGCGCCCACCGGTGATCCCGCTGAAATATCTGGTCGCCTCCAAGATGACCGCTGGCTGGCGTTCC
This genomic interval from Methanofollis fontis contains the following:
- a CDS encoding DEAD/DEAH box helicase yields the protein MGTNMIKPLFKVGDNVKIGNSEKIGTVNEVIIRNNSVGYRVTFDGTTKAIQEKFLSKIIDEEHEIIQSFYSDDIGDGDDFHLFQTWFRLKKPIEGNYYSYLASKTIFNPYQFKPLIKFVAPGSDGRLFIADEVGVGKTIETGIILIELLSRNRIDRKSPILIVCPHSLGPKWVKEMKQRFNLQFHLHDSKSLRNFFEYAKDGIIPDGMFWSIVSLPLLRNETHFKNLQVLNTSRETPLWSMVIIDESHHLRNASTLSYQIGCMLSNLTEMMVMLSATPLNLRDEDLFNQLNILNPSLFPDFQTFNAILSPVKSINRCRRLLVERSASVNSKILKEILEMKSGILGEAISNHPGVKKFEKRLLNGGLLNSEEIANFDRILGNLSPLDNSFTRTLKREALNHRVIREPINIPIKLTPEETKFHNGVIELSKKMYLERGGDPAALGFITNIPRRMASSCIPAMKEYLNWCIVNNSMLIDNSASEDDPDDDQGLNETSLTPDLRNCLIQLRSEAERIEGIDTKYDEFRKLIEKIQQTHVNPQIIVFSFFVRTLKYLQKRLAEDGYSVGLIYGDTPSYPDGNNQTRYQIMESFEKEEFEILLSSEVGGEGLDFQFCQTIINYDLPYNPMRIEQRIGRIDRFGQKGDKIFVASMYIQDSIDENIYSALYERINLVEESVGALEPILGTKLADLQNEIINGALSEEQLQRRIQEIEIAVEHAKLEMEKFEQNRIELMGEDKFAQIIQNLDSGTEFIQPIDALWLTKKCLHSWDKCDFNEIDESSGYITLSKQVVTQLEQYCRKPGSEGSFVELSRIMELNYPIEVVFNGTVAIQRNQAVFLPPCGFWIKFLLQELEKSEKIPRVFSISGESNNIGLSPGDYFVPFFEVMLEGFTTEITLSAVPVDVNNRTCVKCDYRTFSRLLAKNVLPSDHRVTSINPREAIETAQIDLESQIEIEMRELKDRNAYRIQSRINSIDKTTESRIIQLNSRIHEHYKKVISDGKEPSSKFIRLIESQKENVRKKREEFIQKIRNQDDLVMTLRLVAIASLRVNQ